The Pongo abelii isolate AG06213 chromosome 3, NHGRI_mPonAbe1-v2.0_pri, whole genome shotgun sequence DNA window GGGAGGGTAAAAGACTGaagatttgtgtttttgttttggtgtttggttttttttggtaaCATAACTGTCAACTCTTGAAGAACTTTCATTTCACATCAGATTTTCAACACGTTAATTTGTAAAGTACCTTGAGTGTAATTTTTAtatgcttaaaaaagaaaaaatcagataCGAAAAATGGGATAATCTGGTACACAAATGTTGCCCAGTATGTGCGCATTGCCAGTGgactttattttgtaaaaatggaATAGAGGCAGTACCCCACGTGCGTACTGTTGAGCCGGCTGTTGAGAAACAACTTGGTTCAGCAGGTGGTTTTGCTTCTCCTTTGTGTTCCTGTGAGTAGGCTGTGCCGATGGCAGCAGCGCCATGTGGTATCTGTGCCCTGGTGAGGAGAGGAGCGCTTTCCATTTGGAGGCAGTGTGAGCACACGCTGGAGTGCAGCGTTCCAAAGTCCACCCGAAATGGATACTGCGTTCACGGCCATCACCTGTGCGGGAACACCTGGTTTCCTTAAGACAATTTCCTTTTtgtccttttatatttttctgaagaaaactAAGATGTAAACTACCAAGTGctcttaagaataaaaataagaataagaatacaaAGGAGCACTACTCTTGGCTACACGAAAGATCTTGGGATTCATGACACTGAgggcagggagaagaaagaaCACCAGCCACGTAGAGATACAAATAAGCTCATCAAATGAGCAGCTGGTTTGTCTCACTCAGCCTGAATTTGCATAAGTGTTCAAAAGTGAGTTTCTGGCTTGCACCAGTGTTTTGCCCTAAATCTAAGGATGGTGCCTAGTGGTGGCCCTGTGTTCTGAGGACAGAGAGAGCTGGAGGTGTGGAGGGAAATGCATCGGCACTCATTTGGTGTAACCAAGAAGAGGGGAAAAGATGTCTTGATAGAATCAAAGTTGCCAAAAACAAAAGAGTTTATCAAGCAGATTTCTAACATTTAGTAGAAATTACTTCATAGCTCTCATTTTTAGGAGATTCTATCTATAATTTATGGTAAATAGTTGGGAGGCAAAGGGAAGAATGTGCGTGGGGGATTATTAATTTGAAGTATAAGCTAAATTGTTTATTAAAAAGCCTATTTTGGATGAACAAGTTTAGAGAGAGAAACTGACGAATGTGTCCTCCAGTTTAGAATTTCACCTTACCCGACCCAGGCACTTCTTAAAAAAACAGATCCTCAGTGCAGCTCTGCCAGCATcaaggcttttaaaatatatagtatttagGCCATTTAAACCATACTTATTACTCAGAAACAATTTTGGGTTAGCCACCTAATATagcaaataaaatagattttttaaagaaatccaaaATTGTCTTAAAGGAATGGaccccttaaagaaaaaaaaaaaaagttgtgttcCTCAGTTAGAATGCTCACTAGCTCACTagcaagaatttttattttcttgaaagcaattatatatattttggaaagttCATGTTATTGGAATTGAAGTTCAAATTAAGCAACTTCTGAGCCTagaactttaattattttttcctaaatgtcCCACCACTTACATACAAATTTCTTTGAAGACATAACTGGACATGGCAGACACTACTTTGAACAAAAACCAGCCTAGTGAATTGACTGAGTACAGTCCTTTAAGGCTGCCCAGTTCATTCTATTAGATGactaaggaaaactagaaaaagaatacaGTTCACCCTTGTCAAGGTCAAATGTGAAAGACAGAAGTTTATTTAACGTAGAGGTAAATGAAGGTGAGCTGTTTTCAGCGTCTTAGTTTGACCATGAAAATGTCTATAGAATTATGTGTAGTTGTTCCGTacgattttattttcttcatttatttatttacagtctTATTTATGTTCTGTGTAATATATAGTTTGATTCtggccattttaaatatttgatgcaGAAGAGACTATATTGGAATATTTACAGCTTTATAAGTCTTTCATCAGATTAGCTGTTGACTTTTTGTAATACAAAAAGTTTCAGACAAGtattaaagaataaaatctgTCTCAGGCTGGTAGTTAGCAGTTGTGACCAAGATGCTTTTGGTTGTTGTATTTCACAAAATTTCCTCATTTCTAACATGAGAGATgaacttattttaatataatccTTTTTCTACACTTTAAAAGTCAGCAATAGTGTTATGTATTTATAGGCAGCTTTTAATAATCTTATCATATTTGTACTAACCCAAATGATTCACAGtgacaaaacattttaataacttGATCACAAAACCATATGGacaaatatgaattttaatattataaatactatttttaaaaggaagaatttaTTCACACAGGGTAAAAAGAATGTAATATTTAGTTCTCAAGTTTGAATTATCAGTATATTATTACAATTTTGTATATCAGAATCTTAAGTGTTACAGGTACAAAAAGAATATTGCTAGCCAAATGAACAAAGTTTAGCTAAATCTCTGTAGCATGcaaatcaaataaattaaaattttttgctaTTGCTTTATCTATATTGTATTAAATATCAAAAGCTCAGGACTGAACTTAATATTTAATCAGGTTAAATTCTGAAcatgtttctgttttaatttgtcTTGTTTGTAAACGTATGCAAATACATCACATAGATTAACTGGTTTCTGcactttccatgtgtttgtgggtagaaaaaaattcagtgggttttttaaaaaaaaaaaaaaaaaaacaaagccacgTATTGCCTAATACTCTATTTCAGTGTCGTTTATTGTTCAGTTTATTTCCCTGATTGGCACAAACACAAGAGTTTCCTTGAACCTTGTACCaagcaaatacaaaatatttcatgAAGAAATCCCCAGGCCGGCAGTTTGTGATGAATAGTTCTTGTTGGAACTATATGTATTGCTGATAAAAAAGGACGAAGTATTTTCATTGAGCAAATAAAATGACGGGCTCCAGAATATGTGCTCTGTGGTCGCTGCGCCTGGGCTGGCAGTGTGCTCCACGGAGAGGCAGCCGTCCCAGGAGGTTCTCTACCCACACACCCCAGTCCTGCCCTGCCGTGCCCCCCACAGGCTGCTCAGTGCTGGGGAAGCCAGAAACGCTGCCCGTGAAATACGGAACACAGGGTGCAGAAGCACGTTTGTGTGGCAGAGTCTACTTGAATCATCCAAAACCCAAGATCGCCCTCCTGCCTCTGACAGTATAGAAGGCATGACTGAATGTAGCTGCCTTTTGAAAAAGGCTCCATAGAGACACTGAGGCCTCTGATTCAGAGGGAGATGATGTGTCTACACCTTTCACCTCTAAAGCTTTTAAAGAGCTAGTAGTTATTTTGTATAATAAGACgtcatgcattttaaataaatatgcaacAAGACCTCAGGCTTATTACACTAGGTTCTCTTAAACACCTGAAAGAAGTAAATGATTTGCCAAATGATTCCGCTCCATATGAATAATACCTTCAAAGATACATAcagattaatgttttatttaccaCTTCTATGcaatcactattttaaaattgagaaaactCATCCACAGTAATGGGTGTCATTACTATTCAGTCTTGATTGGTTTTGGTCTCAGAGTAGAAGATAAAAATGGTTTACCAGTCTTGGAAAGAAACTATAGTTTAAACTAATAGCCACAggaaaaaatgcattttcaaaaatCAGAAGCACAGTGGGGTGACTAGAGCAGGACATCCTACCAAATCCAGTGTTGAGCAAGCGTCTCCTGAACAGCAGACACTTGTCCTTTCTGGCTTAGTTTTTCAGGTTGGTGTTTCTCGTCTCCAGTTGTTGATGATGATCTTGTGTTTGCGCCACTGCATAGTGGCCCGAAGCTAGGGGAGCGTGGCTGGAGCAGGCTGCACAGTTGAGCAGACACCCTCCTAGTAGAAGAGAAAGTCCAGCAAACCAGCCCAGAAAGAGGGCCTCCCCAAACTCCCACCTGGGGACAAAGTCTGGGACGTTCTCATCCCAGAACTCCTGAACCGTCTTGTGAGCAACCCAAGAGACAGGAACCAGGGCTGTGATTCCCGAGACCCAGGACAGAATTCCTCCCAGGACCAGCAGTCGCCTCTTGAGATCTCTCTGACTCTCTCCAATTCTCAAACAGTCCAGGCCAAACCCAGAGACCAGCAGGCCCAGAAATCCCAGCCCATTTGACAGAAACATTAAGATCCTGGAGACCCTGAGTTCAGCAGGCAAAGCCAGGAAGGAGTCAAAGTCCTTGCACTGCATCCCCACTTCCTCTTGGATGACACAGGCTTGCCAGAGTCCCATGGTCcagttttccatttcatttaagtcCAGGTTGAGGTTCTTCCAGTGTGGCAGGTAGTTTGTAAGACAGGATAAAACCCATCCCAGCAAAGATAATGAAACTCCAGCTAGTTGAGCCACAGTTCTAAATACTAAAGCCATTAAAATGTCCTGAGAGCTTTAGCCAAACTAACTCCTGCCCTTCGGTTGCTGTGAAAAGAAGTGTGACACTTGTGTTATAACTTCTGAAACTCAGAAATATTTCTTCATTGTGTATATAGGAGGATTCTTGCCAGAGCTGCTATTGTCTGATTCCATGTTGAATGGGTTTCACAAAAGGATAGGGAAATAATGCCTCAAACCAGTAATGCCAAGGTGTGGCCAAGATCGTGTTTGTGTCTTGTGGGCTGGATTTtacagaaagcagtttgtcaCTGAAATATAATTAAGTGATAATAATCCTCCTTTCATTGTTAAGGTTAAAATGGCTTTCATGTTATTCCCAACCTTTCTAACAAAGAATTAAGtctaaatgcaaaatatttaacTGATGGTTTTGGTTCAACTCCTCCTGCTTTGTATCTCACTAACTGCACCTGTCAGATTTTCATCTCTTGTAgttctcacatttcaaatgtGCATGTTATGGTAATACtgagtgttattttttaaaaataggtttaagAAAAGTATTTCTTAACCAAATAAATCAATCTTATCAGAAATCTCTCTACACCTTAACTCGGGCCTGTGTTTCAGAAATTCCTCAGGCTACATATACCACATGGCATATGAAGCAATACTTAACTACATATCTAGTTTATTTATCTGCATGCCTTTCTGTCAAATTCACGCTTATGTGCATAAACACTTTCTTTCTTATATATGCTTTCTATGCCGAGGAAAGAGTTCAGCATTTGGACTCTGCAGGTTGGAGTCAGCATTTCTGTTTATTCACCACTAAAGTATATATCCCCATGTTAGTGATTTTTCATTGAACAAAGGAAAGGTTTTATTCAAATGACCTGACAATATCAGGATATCAAGAAAAATGTCtttggaattgtttttctttttttaatacgaAGGTTTTGAGGGAAAGGATGAGAGAAGAGATTGGCCAGCATTTTAAATTTGAGAGGATCACAAGGTACTGAAAACTCTTCAGCCTCATAAAATCTTGCCACACTGAGTGCCTGGTAATATCCTAAACACAAACCACTTCTTTGAACAAAACCActgttcaaagaagaaaaaagtcgtCGTTGTGGGAATAACACTTTGGGGTTGGCTTAGCATGTGGTTTTGCTACGGTAGAACACTTAAGATTTTCagattgttagtttttttctttaggaaacaGAAACTAAAGATCATTTCTgactaccaacaacaacaacaacaaaaaagaaaaacagaaaaaagctttCTAATATGAAATTCACACATTAAAGCTTGAAACTGACTGTACTGGATAGCGACCACATTAATTTCAATAACCAGATCAATGAAGCTTGTTTCACTTCTACCTATATAATGCTTACcataatcattttcttttagataaaagatTTTCCTTCATTATTCTCCAGATTTTAGAGGGAAGTGGGTCTACCTACTGTAGAAAAATAGTTAGTGAATGAGAAAACGTGAGCATCACAGATTTAGCTACAAAACAAAGAGGTCTTTGTCATCACAGTTGATACAGGATACATCTCTGGCCTTGTTGGAGTCTTACACTTGAGGATCTGCTGTCCCATCTTCCAGGTAGGGACACTGAGTTTGCATTTGCGCCACTGCATAGTGGCCCGAAGCTAGGGGAGCGTGGCTGGAGCAGGCTGCACAGTTGAGCAGACACCCTCCCAGTAGAAGAGAAAGTCCAGCAAACCAGCCCAGAAAGAGGGCCTCCCCAAACTCCCACCTGGGGACAAAGTCTGGGACGTTCTCATCCCAGAACTCCTGAACCGTCTTGTGGGCAACCCAAGAGACAGGAACCAGGGCTGTGATTCCCGAGACCCAGGACAGAATTCCTCCCAGGACCAGCAGTCGCCTCTTGAGATCTCTGTGACTCTCTCCAATTCTCAAACAGTCCAGGCCAAACCCAGAGACCAGCAGGCCCAGAAATCCCAGCCCATTTGACAGAAACATTAAGATCCTGGAGACCCTGAGTTCAGCAGGCAAAGCCAGGAAGGAGTCAAAGTCCTTGCACTGCATCCCCACTTCCTCTTGGATGACACAGGTTTGCCAGAGTCCCATGGTCcagttttccatttcatttaagtcCAGGTTGAGGTTCTTCCAGTGTGGCAAATAAGTTGTAATAATGGATGAAATCCATCCCAGGAAAGACAGTAAAAGTCCAACACATTGCATCGCTATTCTAAAGATTAAAGCCATTGCGACAAGTCTTAGGACTTTGCCACCCCTATAGGATCTGCTGTGTTTTGTGGTTGACGGTAATGTGACAATCTTGGTTCTATGCTGCCTGGAATATAAGCTGTGGTCATTAACTCCTTGGGCACTCTGAAATGCGTTTTTGTTCTTCTTGAATATAATGTTTCATGTAAAGGACGAAGGACTCTGTTAAAACTATGAGTTAGGCTTTCTGATAAGGACTTGATCTGTTACCTTCCAATTTGGTAAAATTACATCCCCAATGCTTGATGATTATAAGTCTAAGGATGAACAAAGAGGGCTCTATGACCCCTCACCCTAAAATACAACAGAAATCTTTGTGCTTCAATATGGATTAATTAGATTTTAAGTGGTGATAAAAGGCCAGCTCTTTCTACAACAGGACTTCATTGTAAGAGCTGAATCTGAGATTTCAGGGATGCAAAACAAGGCCTTGTAAAGAAAGGTAGACTGTTTCCTATCATCTCTATTCTTCTCAGACTTCCTTAACCTACACAAGAGCCTGGCCCACATCCTTGGGTGTCGCAGGAGCTCAGTGAGAGTTGGCAGGAAGGTTCCTCGGATTCCTTTGAAAGGTAGAGGCTGGCTTACGGGACTGATTAAAATGAAAAGGACTGAGGCTGATGCCGGGGGTTACTGAGTGAGGAAGGGAACGTCCCGGAAGTTCCAGCATTCACTCTGTGGTTTTCTCCATTCTCGTTAAGGACTTGAGGGTAAAGCATGATGTCTTAGCGTCCAGGGAGGTGTTTTTTGTCCAGAGCTGAGCTGTCCCCTTGTCATTTCAGCAGCCTTCGCAGAGCAACACCAGGCTTCAAGACTCCTGCCAGCTCCCAGACAAAAGTCTCTGGTACAAACACAATAGCCACAATGGAGCTGAACTTTGAGGCttcatcttgtttatttttttggttgaGGCCACACCTTGAGAGCATGCGTATGCAGAGGGTTGACCCCTCAGAGAACACAGGGCCGGCCTCACAGGCCAGGACAAGAGGCCACCTGCCCCAGATTCCCAGGGCTGCTCCTATCCACATGGTCCCTGGGCATCCTGCACCCACTCAGAGGAGAGAAAATCAGATGGGCCCACAGGACAGAAAGCTCCCTAAAGGTAGAGCCACTCCCGAGAGGTTCTAACCTGGAGAAATAGAAGCACTGCCCATCACGTTGCAACAGTGGAGTGTAGCCCAGGATCATAGACGATCTTTTATGGTGTCTCTCAATAGGAGATCAGAGAGACAGAACCTGGATCCCGATGTATCCAAATTACTTTGGATAAGATTGTATAAGATATAGATTTGAGGTGGTACTTTCTTCAGCTTTTCCTATCATcttaagtttaaaaagaaaaaactatgcaCCAGATGAACTCTTCcttcatttttacaaattttcAAAATTCCTGAGGTTGTATTGGTGTCCCCACCATCCTGAAATAAGTCATTCCAGGGTGCATAAAAGTACCTGATCCAGAGGGCCGGAGACCTGTCTGGGGCCTCATCACCAGTGCACAGGATATAGCAAGCTTGAGCTCTCTTCCAGGAGGCAGTCGGGGTGGTGAAGGCCTGGAGAGCAGGTGTGAAAGATCATAGGGAGATGATTCTTAATATTACagtgaaatgctttttaaaaacctaatggAATAGGCTGCTCCGTGACGTAGTGAGCTCTCCCTGCTACAGGCGTCTAAGCGAAAGGTTATCACCTGCCCGGGTTATCACGGAGGGGATTTCTGCTGTTGTGGGTGTTGGACCTGCATAACCTCTGAGCACCCTCCcaattcatttcttctttcagcattaaaaaaatatgttgtgggccgggcgcggtggctcacgcctgtaaccccaacacttttggaggtcgaggcgggcagatcacgaggtcaggagtttgagaccagcctgaccaacatggtgaaacaccatttctactaacaatacaaaaattagccaggcgtggtggcaggcgcctgtaatcccagctactcaggaggctgaggcaggagaatcgcttgaaccagggaggcagaggttgcagtgagccaagatgcgccactgcactccagcctgggtggtagagcgagactctgtctaaaaaaaaaaaaaaaaaaagttgtgagcCCCTCCTGCTGAGCAGGCACTGAGTGCTGAACAGTATGGATGCGACCCCTCCCCAGtccctgaactcctgacctcaagtgacccagctgcctcggcctcccaaagtgctgggattacaggcatgagccaccgtgcccagctggcaaTTTCTGTGTATTTTGCTCATGAATGTGCAGCCTGGGACTCAGCAGGGACCACTTGTCTCTGCTCCAGGCAGCGTCAGCTCAGCTGGGGACTGGAGGGTCCCTTTCCAAGGTGGGTCACCCACATGGTGGGCTGCCAGCAGGGAGCTCAGCCTCTACCGTCATATAGGGTACAAAAAACACACAGACAAGGCCACCTCAAGCCAAATGGTAGCCAGATTGCTGCTGTAAGCAGCCCCCACCTCATCGGCTGGCAACAGGAGCTGTGGACCCTGGGTCCTGCAAGACAGGGTTGAGGAAGGACGAAGGCAGAGGCCCGAGAGTTCCAGTAAAAGCTTTGGATTCTGAAGTCAGTGGAGAAGCCAAATCCTCCATTGTCAAAATTACCCTTTAAAAATCCCTTAAGCATTGGAGATCAATACACATGTCTCCCCAGGCCCAGCTCGCTGGGGTCTTCTCTGGCAATGAGCAAGGTTACTCTGGGTCCACAGGTTGAGCACAAAATGAAGAAGTAGGCTTAGTTTGGGATCTTGCAGGAAGATTATCTGCTGAATCTGAAGGCAGCAGAATCCAGAGCAGAGGGCACTGGGAACACCAGGACATCACAGGTTTCCCTGCTTCCCCTCCGTAGCACCCAGCAGTGCTGCCAGGAAGAGCCGCCCTTCCTCCTAGCAGGCACGGGCCTCCCTGGCACTTTGATAAATAGGTGAAGATGAGGGGCTTCTCTTGCTAAACATAGTTTTATCTGATTGAAAGAAAAtctatagtttattttttcttgatttttctttctttttttttttttcttggagacagagttttgctcttattgcccaggctggagtgcagatctcagctcactgccacctccgtctgccaggttcaagcgattcttgtgtctcagcctccaattttgttaatatttcttATCCTACTAAATAGTAATTCACACTATTAATACTATTAAGCTTGTTATTAAGGAGAAGACACGCTGTTACCCTCACAACCCCCACAGCACAATACCTTGTATCTACTAtgtgttcagcaaatatttgtctAATAAATTGATTAGAAGGATCCTTCTAAATGATAAAGTAAATATAGAATGCCAACACTATAGATGCCATTCCCATTGCCAGTGCCCTTTCATCATGGTGACAAAACCAGCTGTCCTGGAGCGTCTGAGCATAAATAATGAACTTAAATAGAAGAAATGAACTCACCATCCACCTAGAGTGGGAGAGGAAATATTGCTGAAGCCTCAAGAGTTAGCAAACAAGAGCATCCCCTTCCAGAAGAGCATCAAGAATGACATCTCTTAGGTGCGGGAAAAAGACTAGAAGGCTGAAGGCCCCCTAAAATATTCACAGGGTACTAGAAatggatgctttttcttttccttgttttgatttttattttctaaattttctacaaaAACTGTGCAGGACAATCATAAGAAAAAGaatgatataaaagaaaaaaagatgatctGATGGACAAAATTAACTTTCTTTTGTCAGATCATAATAATAAGTAAC harbors:
- the CLDN22 gene encoding claudin-22, whose product is MALVFRTVAQLAGVSLSLLGWVLSCLTNYLPHWKNLNLDLNEMENWTMGLWQACVIQEEVGMQCKDFDSFLALPAELRVSRILMFLSNGLGFLGLLVSGFGLDCLRIGESQRDLKRRLLVLGGILSWVSGITALVPVSWVAHKTVQEFWDENVPDFVPRWEFGEALFLGWFAGLSLLLGGCLLNCAACSSHAPLASGHYAVAQTQDHHQQLETRNTNLKN
- the CLDN24 gene encoding putative claudin-24 — translated: MALIFRIAMQCVGLLLSFLGWISSIITTYLPHWKNLNLDLNEMENWTMGLWQTCVIQEEVGMQCKDFDSFLALPAELRVSRILMFLSNGLGFLGLLVSGFGLDCLRIGESHRDLKRRLLVLGGILSWVSGITALVPVSWVAHKTVQEFWDENVPDFVPRWEFGEALFLGWFAGLSLLLGGCLLNCAACSSHAPLASGHYAVAQMQTQCPYLEDGTADPQV